Proteins from a single region of Electrophorus electricus isolate fEleEle1 chromosome 5, fEleEle1.pri, whole genome shotgun sequence:
- the LOC113574405 gene encoding caspase-4-like, with translation MEKSVWNHICDVLDDLGSSNLKRFTDKLCDSRLEPRIRRNNVEGKDASDIARLLIEKHTEIRAVEVAVEVCRSIGCNQSADELEDTVKRQCPAPQAVPCPPRDVNTLTASTLQFKQSIIQEKGNNIYNVKEKHSRKRLALIINNVEFGNESMKRNGAQRDEENIDKLLTALGYEVVKHANLSGKEMDEKIRDFAKRKEHADSDSTFVVIMSHGKRDAILGVNYGPSNTSDVLPVDNIYVHLNTSNCPSLRDKPKVILIQACRGGETGGVWVSDSEETEPCNFESDDTFVHKEKDFISLLSCTPDTKSYRHRETGTLFIRYIVEVFNTNAHKDHIEELFRQVMMQFEDFSTLKQMVCKDRTSLVKLFYLFPGL, from the exons ATGGAGAAATCTGTCTGGAATCACATATGCGACGTTTTAGATGACCTGGGGAGTTCAAACCTTAAAAGATTTACCGACAAACTATGTGACTCTCGTCTGGAACCGCGCATTCGACGGAATAATGTTGAGGGGAAAGATGCCAGCGACATCGCGCGCCTTCTTATAGAAAAGCACACTGAAATACGGGCGGTGGAGGTTGCAGTCGAAGTTTGTCGCTCTATTGGCTGCAATCAGAGCGCGGACGAACTAGAAGACACTGTCAAAAGAC AATGTCCAGCACCCCAGGCTGTGCCCTGTCCCCCGCGCGACGTTAATACTCTTACCGCCAGCACCTTGCAGTTCAAACAGAGCATTATTCAAGAAAAAGGAAATAAT ATTTACAATGTCAAGGAGAAGCATTCAAGGAAGCGGTTGGCCCTGATCATCAACAACGTGGAGTTTGGTAACGAGAGCATGAAAAGAAACGGAGCTCAAAGAGATGAGGAGAACATAGACAAGCTGCTGACAGCTCTGGGCTATGAAGTTGTAAAACACGCCAACCTCTCTGGAAAA GAAATGGATGAGAAGATAAGGGACTTTGCTAAACGCAAAGAGCATGCAGACTCAGACAGCACCTTTGTGGTTATAATGTCCCATGGCAAGAGGGATGCCATTCTGGGAGTCAATTATGGACCCAGCAACACATCAGATGTCCTTCCTGTGGATAACATCTATGTCCACCTGAACACCAGCAACTGTCCTAGTCTTCGCGACAAACCAAAGGTTATTCTTATTCAAGCATGCAGAGGAG GTGAGACTGGCGGTGTGTGGGTTTCTGATAGTGAGGAAACTGAGCCGTGTAACTTTGAGAGTGATGATACATTTGTGCACAAAGAGAAGGATTTCATCTCACTGCTGTCTTGCACACCTG ACACTAAATCCTACAGGCATAGAGAAACGGGTACATTATTTATCAGATACATAGTGGAGGTGTTCAACACTAATGCACATAAGGACCACATTGAGGAATTGTTCAGACAG GTTATGATGCAGTTTGAGGATTTCAGTACACTCAAACAGATGGTGTGTAAGGACCGTACCTCTCTGGTTAAGCTTTTTTACCTGTTCCCTGGACTCTGA
- the LOC118241441 gene encoding uncharacterized protein LOC118241441 gives MKTIKDYLIDAFDDLQSEDLKKFKSKLSDRKEEPRIRRSAVEKAGDRTDLADLIISTHTERKAVEVTIDVLRSIGCNQVAEDLKKESQDDLGSSNLKRFTDKLCDSRLEPRIRRNNVEGKDASDIARLLIEKHTEIRAVEVAVEVCRSIGCNQSADELEDTVKRQCPAPQAVPCPPRDVNTLTASTLQFKQSIIQEKGNNVNNPLPIYNVKEKHSRKRLALIINNVEFGNESMKRNGAQRDEENIDKLLTALGYEVVKHANLSGKEMDEKIRDFAKRKEHADSDSTFVVIMSHGKRDAILGVNYGPSNTSDVLPVDNIYVHLNTSNCPSLRDKPKKRMLYIMEKTTWDHIHNTFDDLSDEQFKLFTDKLVDSRMQPRTRRNAVEGKDRSDVARHIIDNYTETSAIDVTVLILKAIGCSNAAQELEGLGKAGTPSSANISASGTSTTANISASACSGAAFIDAKWSDLVQRTTGLEAILDILLMRGILTDEEYSNIMAEHTQQKMMRALIIGPMRAAGDGGKNALYEILMKQKPYMMKDLGAQ, from the exons ATGAAAACGATTAAGGACTATCTGATTGATGCTTTCGATGATCTACAGAGTGAAGACCTAAAGAAATTCAAAAGTAAATTATCTGATCGTAAAGAAGAACCTCGAATCCGTCGAAGTGCAGTCGAAAAGGCAGGAGACCGTACGGATCTAGCAGATCTAATAATAAGCACGCACACTGAAAGAAAAGCAGTGGAAGTGACTATTGACGTTTTAAGATCAATCGGATGTAATCAGGTCGCCGAAGACCTCAAAAAGGAAAGTCAGG ATGACCTGGGGAGTTCAAACCTTAAAAGATTTACCGACAAACTATGTGACTCTCGTCTGGAACCGCGCATTCGACGGAATAATGTTGAGGGGAAAGATGCCAGCGACATCGCGCGCCTTCTTATAGAAAAGCACACTGAAATACGGGCGGTGGAGGTTGCAGTCGAAGTTTGTCGCTCTATTGGCTGCAATCAGAGCGCGGACGAACTAGAAGACACTGTCAAAAGAC AATGTCCAGCACCCCAGGCTGTGCCCTGTCCCCCGCGCGACGTTAATACTCTTACCGCCAGCACCTTGCAGTTCAAACAGAGCATTATTCAAGAAAAAGGAAATAATGTGAATAACCCCTTacct ATTTACAATGTCAAGGAGAAGCATTCAAGGAAGCGGTTGGCCCTGATCATCAACAACGTGGAGTTTGGTAACGAGAGCATGAAAAGAAACGGAGCTCAAAGAGATGAGGAGAACATAGACAAGCTGCTGACAGCTCTGGGCTATGAAGTTGTAAAACACGCCAACCTCTCTGGAAAA GAAATGGATGAGAAGATAAGGGACTTTGCTAAACGCAAAGAGCATGCAGACTCAGACAGCACCTTTGTGGTTATAATGTCCCATGGCAAGAGGGATGCCATTCTGGGAGTCAATTATGGACCCAGCAACACATCAGATGTCCTTCCTGTGGATAACATCTATGTCCACCTGAACACCAGCAACTGTCCTAGTCTTCGCGACAAACCAAAG AAGCGCATGCTTTACATAATGGAGAAAACCACATGGGACCACATTCACAACACTTTCGATGATCTGAGCGATGAACAGTTTAAACTGTTTACCGACAAGCTGGTGGATAGTCGGATGCAGCCGCGCACTCGACGAAATGCTGTAGAAGGAAAGGACAGAAGCGATGTGGCGCGCCACATTATAGACAATTACACTGAAACATCCGCGATAGACGTTACAGTCCTGATTCTTAAGGCGATTGGATGCAGTAATGCTGCACAAGAGCTAGAAGGCCTTGGTAAAG CAGGGACTCCATCCAGTGCAAACATATCAGCTTCAG GGACATCAACCACTGCAAACATATCAGCTTCAG CATGTTCAGGCGCTGCCTTCATCGATGCAAAGTGGTCAGATCTGGTACAGCGAACCACTGGGTTGGAAGCCATCTTGGACATTCTTCTGATGCGGGGCATCCTCACCGATGAAGAATATTCCAACATCATGGCCGAGCATACGCAGCAGAAGATGATGAGAGCATTAATCATAGGGCCCATGAGAGCAGCTGGTGATGGAGGGAAAAATGCTCTGTATGAAATCCTGATGAAGCAAAAACCCTATATGATGAAGGACCTCGGGGCTCAGTGA
- the etsrp gene encoding ETS1-related protein — MEMYQAAYYTEDFRTQEVPGNFDFSLYDYNGEDLSFLLDSKGPAQTQYTDTYGELQKEHMNSSKVHSTDPGLFHLDSYPEFNGWAAYTNVPDGMETERQQGGFQESGTQTYQNLLPPCPPSQSSPFGSAVDGSSIYQPTKELGCSAASALDHTGDAERTYGLFETEAQSRPSPYWSDYSSTSYYSALLGQPPSSSSPVPQPSETFCPRVAKRRTAPSQRSDREGELAGMSAYPGSGPIQLWQFLLELLLDSACHNFISWTGDGWEFKMSDPAEVAKRWGQCKNKPKMNYEKLSRGLRYYYHKNIIHKTAGKRYVYRFVCDVQGMLGKSAQEVLASMNISPSNTASPRLTVAAKSEDTGDLWPH, encoded by the exons ATGGAAATGTATCAAGCTGCATATTATACTGAAGACTTCAGAACTCAGGAGGTTCCAGGAAATTTTGACTTCAGTTTATATG ACTACAATGGTGAAGACCTGTCCTTTTTGTTAGACAGCAAAGGACCTGCCCAAACGCAGTACACAGACACTTATGGAGAACTGCAGAAGGAGCACATGAACAGTTCCAAAG TTCATTCTACTGATCCTGGCTTATTTCATCTAGACTCCTATCCAGAGTTTAATGGCTGGGCAGCATATACTAATG TTCCAGATGGTATGGAGACGGAGAGACAGCAGGGAGGCTTTCAGGAGTCTGGCACTCAGACATACCAGAACCTGCTGCCTCCCTGTCCCCCATCCCAGAGCAGCCCATTCGGCTCTGCTGTGGATGGCAGTAGCATTTACCAGCCCACAAAAGAGCTCGGCTGCAGTGCAGCATCTGCCTTAGACCACACAG GTGATGCAGAGAGGACTTATGGTTTGTTcgaaacagaagcacaaagcaGACCCTCACCTTACTGGTCAGATTACTCTTCCACCAGCTACTACAGTGCGTTGCTGGGGCAacctccctcttcctcatcccCTGTTCCTCAGCCTTCAGAAACCTTCTGCCCCCGTGTGGCCAAGCGGCGTACTGCACCCTCTCAGAGATCAGACAGGGAGGGTGAGCTGGCAGGGATGTCTGCTTACCCAG GATCTGGGCCTATTCAGCTATGGCAGTTCCTGTTGGAGCTTCTGCTTGACTCTGCATGCCATAACTTTATCAGCTGGACAGGAGATGGCTGGGAATTCAAGATGTCTGACCCTGCAGAG GTAGCCAAGCGTTGGGGCCAATGCAAGAACAAGCCTAAAATGAACTATGAGAAGCTGAGTCGTGGCCTCCGTTACTACTACCACAAGAACATCATCCACAAAACAGCCGGGAAGCGCTATGTCTATCGCTTTGTTTGTGATGTTCAGGGTATGCTTGGGAAGAGTGCCCAGGAGGTCTTGGCCAGTATGAACATCTCACCATCCAACACAGCCTCACCAAGATTAACAGTTGCTGCAAAGTCAGAAGACACAGGTGATCTGTGGCCACATTAG
- the si:ch211-225p5.8 gene encoding sodium channel subunit beta-1 — MSRKFRPFLSLVMFFVYVGWTAPLCCAICVEVDSLTEAAAGDSFMLGCISCKRRQEVPGITTVDWHFKSSKADEFSHIFHYDYPLSTILHEDFEDRLEWHGTKGTEDIQIGAIFIHNVTFNDTGTFLCTFERTLFLPAGEEHIQIQKTVQLTVVPEAKRALTAVISEIMMYVVIVFLQLWIIGTLIYCYKKIYAENEAEVARKALAAQKELTEAKDNCDGVHLE; from the exons ATGTCACGAAAATTCAGACCATTTTTATCTCTGGTAATGTTTTTTGTATACG TGGGGTGGACAGcacctctgtgctgtgctatCTGTGTGGAGGTGGACTCTTTGACAGAAGCAGCGGCTGGAGATAGCTTCATGCTGGGCTGTATTTCCTGTAAGAGGAGACAAGAGGTCCCTGGAATCACCACTGTGGACTGGCACTTCAAATCCTCCAAAGCCGATGAGTTCTCTCAT ATCTTCCATTATGATTACCCATTGTCAACCATTCTTCATGAAGACTTTGAGGATCGGCTTGAGTGGCATGGGACGAAAGGGACAGAAGACATTCAGATCGGCGCTATCTTCATCCATAATGTCACGTTCAATGACACAGGCACCTTCCTCTGCACATTTGAGCGCACACTCTTCCTGCCTGCAGGAGAAGAACACATCCAAATACAAAAAACAGTCCAGCTGACTGTTGTGCCAGAAG CCAAGCGTGCCTTGACCGCAGTGATTTCAGAGATTATGATGTATGTGGTCATAGTCTTCCTGCAGCTGTGGATTATTGGAACGCTCATATACTGCTATAAAAAGATCTATGCTGAAAATGAAGCTGAGGTTGCCAGAAAAGCCTTGGCGGCACAAAAAGA ACTTACTGAGGCAAAGGACAATTGTGACGGGGTGCATTTGGAGTAA